In a single window of the Jiangella alba genome:
- a CDS encoding phosphotransferase, which produces MVSVRWPLALVGGGQLPGSLVAELLATRPAGEDFVVCHGDLATQNVLIDPETLTASGVLLR; this is translated from the coding sequence TTGGTCTCGGTCCGCTGGCCGCTCGCCCTTGTCGGTGGGGGCCAGCTACCTGGTTCGCTGGTCGCCGAGCTGCTGGCCACCCGCCCGGCCGGCGAGGACTTCGTGGTCTGCCACGGCGACCTCGCCACGCAGAACGTGCTGATCGACCCCGAGACGCTGACAGCGAGCGGTGTCCTTCTGAGGTGA